A stretch of Ranitomeya variabilis isolate aRanVar5 chromosome 3, aRanVar5.hap1, whole genome shotgun sequence DNA encodes these proteins:
- the LOC143817686 gene encoding uncharacterized protein LOC143817686 produces the protein MRIKNINRKDHLKRKEGGVKKTPVQGKLKQPRASPKETRWVEKSKERAHRVNSPEFCTKCELILNKCSFDLMVLTLEHLHKEIISTQEQIKNIESQLSSTIPADKFNTLKKRIETNVTQHRRDIELKKRTKFQRDLEDYELNRVYQWQDKSSTKKSYRQDGYRSSMDYTTSDSDPERPGRNPNPGRFLGRQRRQGKRRGPDGGSVGYRNMDFTRVTRSQIRPF, from the exons ATGAGGATTAAAAACATCAATAGAAAAGACCACCTTAAGAGAAAGGAGGGAGGTGTGAAAAAAACCCCAGTCCAAGG gaagctgaagcagccgagggcCTCTCCGAAGGAGACGAGATGGgtggagaaatccaaggagcgggcgcacagagt CAATTCCCCAGAGTTTTGCACTAAGTGTGAACTCATTTTGAATAAATGCTCATTTGACCTTATGGTTCTCACACTAGAACATCTGCACAAGGAAATCATCTCGACTCAGGAACAAATCAAGAACATCGAAAGCCAACTTTCATCTACCATACCTGCGGACAAATTCAACACCCTCAAGAAAAGGATTGAAACCAACGTCACTCAGCATCGTCGCGACATTGAACTTAAAAAGAGAACCAAATTCCAGAGGGATCTCGAAGATTACGAACTCAACAGGGTTTACCAATGGCAAGACAAATCCTCAACCAAGAAATCATACAGACAGGATGGTTATCGTTCATCCATGGATTATACAACGTCCGATTCGGACCCGGAGAGACCAGGAAGAAATCCCAACCCGGGTCGTTTTTTAGGCAGACAGAGGCGACAAGGCAAAAGAAGAGGACCAGACGGGGGATCCGTAGGATACAGAAACATGGACTTCACACGAGTGACCAGATCTCAG